A section of the Sander vitreus isolate 19-12246 chromosome 19, sanVit1, whole genome shotgun sequence genome encodes:
- the ap1s1 gene encoding AP-1 complex subunit sigma-1A isoform X2, giving the protein MRFMLLFSRQGKLRLQKWYTATAERDKKKMVRELMQIVLARKPKMCSFLEWRDLKIVYKRYASLYFCCAIEEQDNELITLEVIHRFVELLDKYFGSVCELDIIFNFEKAYFILDEFLMGGEIQDTSKKSVLKAIEQADLLQEEDESPRSVLEEMGLA; this is encoded by the exons aTGCGTTTCATGCTGCTTTTCAGCCGGCAGGGGAAGCTGCGTCTGCAGAAGTGGTACACCGCCACAGCGGAGCGCGACAAGAAGAAGATGGTCAGGGAGCTGATGCAGATAGTGCTCGCCCGTAAACCAAAGATGTGCAGCTTCCTCGAATGGAGGGACCTCAAGATTGTCTACAAAAG GTACGCCAGCCTGTATTTCTGTTGTGCAATCGAAGAGCAGGACAACGAGCTGATCACACTGGAAGTCATCCACCGCTTTGTAGAGCTTCTGGATAAATACTTTGGCAGT gTATGTGAGCTGGACATCATCTTTAACTTTGAGAAGGCCTACTTCATCCTCGATGAGTTCCTGATGGGAGGAGAGATCCAGGATACGTCTAAGAAGAGCGTCCTCAAAGCCATCGAACAGGCGGACCTACTGCAGGAG GAGGACGAGTCCCCCAGGAGTGTGTTGGAGGAGATGGGCCTGGCGTAG
- the ap1s1 gene encoding AP-1 complex subunit sigma-1A isoform X1: MMRFMLLFSRQGKLRLQKWYTATAERDKKKMVRELMQIVLARKPKMCSFLEWRDLKIVYKRYASLYFCCAIEEQDNELITLEVIHRFVELLDKYFGSVCELDIIFNFEKAYFILDEFLMGGEIQDTSKKSVLKAIEQADLLQEEDESPRSVLEEMGLA, from the exons atg aTGCGTTTCATGCTGCTTTTCAGCCGGCAGGGGAAGCTGCGTCTGCAGAAGTGGTACACCGCCACAGCGGAGCGCGACAAGAAGAAGATGGTCAGGGAGCTGATGCAGATAGTGCTCGCCCGTAAACCAAAGATGTGCAGCTTCCTCGAATGGAGGGACCTCAAGATTGTCTACAAAAG GTACGCCAGCCTGTATTTCTGTTGTGCAATCGAAGAGCAGGACAACGAGCTGATCACACTGGAAGTCATCCACCGCTTTGTAGAGCTTCTGGATAAATACTTTGGCAGT gTATGTGAGCTGGACATCATCTTTAACTTTGAGAAGGCCTACTTCATCCTCGATGAGTTCCTGATGGGAGGAGAGATCCAGGATACGTCTAAGAAGAGCGTCCTCAAAGCCATCGAACAGGCGGACCTACTGCAGGAG GAGGACGAGTCCCCCAGGAGTGTGTTGGAGGAGATGGGCCTGGCGTAG